A part of Natator depressus isolate rNatDep1 chromosome 18, rNatDep2.hap1, whole genome shotgun sequence genomic DNA contains:
- the LOC142000674 gene encoding chymotrypsin-C-like: MFGFVFLALLLGYAYSCGVPAYPPFVARVVGGEDANPHSWPWQISLQYDKSGVWAHTCGGTLIATNWVLTAAHCISNSRTYRVLLGKQNLEVEEPGSVAAAVEKIIVHEKWNSFLTINDIALIKLAEPVQLSKTIQPACLPANGAILTQDFPCYITGWGRLWTNGPISDDLQQALLPVVDHATCSQWDWWGFMVRETMVCAGGDGVVSGCQGDSGGPLNCHGANAWEVHGIVSFGSGLGCNTYKKPTVFTRVSAYIDWINEI, translated from the exons ATGTTCGGGTTTGTGTTCCTCGCTTTGCTCCTGGGCTATG CGTACAGCTGTGGCGTCCCTGCCTACCCACCTTTTGTTGCCCGTGTGGTCGGAGGTGAAGATGCCAAtccccacagctggccctggCAG ATTTCCCTCCAATACGACAAAAGTGGCGTCTGGGCTCACACATGTGGCGGGACCCTTATTGCTACCAACTGGGTCCTCACTGCGGCCCACTGCATCAG CAACAGCAGAACATACCGAGTTCTACTGGGGAAACAAAACCTGGAGGTCGAGGAACCTGGCTCTGTGGCCGCTGCTGTGGAGAAGATCATTGTCCATGAGAAATGGAACTCCTTCCTGACCAT CAACGATATTGCCCTGATCAAGCTAGCGGAGCCCGTACAACTGAGCAAGACGAtccagccagcctgcctgcctgcaaacGGTGCAATCCTGACACAAGACTTCCCCTGCTACATCACCGGATGGGGACGCCTTTGGA CCAATGGCCCCATCTCTGATGATCTCCAGCAGGCACTGCTGCCTGTCGTGGACCATGCCACTTGCAGTCAGTGGGACTGGTGGGGCTTCATGGTCAGGGAAACCATGGTCTGTGCCGGAGGAGATGGAGTTGTTTCTGGATGCCAA GGAGATTCTGGGGGCCCACTGAACTGTCATGGCGCTAATGCTTGGGAAGTACATGGCATTGTGAGCTTTGGATCTGGGCTGGGCTGCAACACTTATAAGAAGCCAACTGTCTTCACCCGGGTGTCTGCCTACATCGACTGGATAAATGAG ATTTGA